One window of Acidobacteriota bacterium genomic DNA carries:
- a CDS encoding S1 family peptidase: MTRMRMLCLGLALMVVVLAASPLSAQLVEFREEVAKYTALYGVHEAEALRRLQLQAAVGELDAKLMAEHGGAFAGLWIEHEPDFRVVVRFKAPHGRHVLDGLKLDRKLRPHLELRSDARYSREELKAAQQAAIYMARELGAEIDANLDVEGNRVELYSTDAAGLRGRLADRSLRLPAAVEVQAVEALAQPVELAKVYAGLRFLKKPLGNLNCTTGFAAFDNATRLRGILTAGHCLDRLYYIGTHFPMQREDVRGSQDIQWHRYDVYALKPWMQAANAIRPVSGTRHRNNQANGTFVCKHGSSTGFTCGTISGRDFAPGYLIEAEATFMLAEPGDDPLAQGGDSGGPVFAGEIAFGIVSGRVFDEMIYMAINFVDELDVTVMTGPLDPPPVTCTDECDDAFANCINRYCNLTPNTFMCTEGCELDWEDCMCDCGEC, from the coding sequence ATGACGCGGATGCGGATGCTGTGCCTGGGACTCGCTCTGATGGTTGTCGTATTGGCCGCCTCGCCCCTGTCGGCGCAGCTGGTCGAGTTCCGGGAGGAGGTCGCGAAGTACACGGCTCTCTACGGAGTTCATGAAGCGGAAGCCCTGCGTCGCCTCCAGCTGCAAGCAGCGGTGGGAGAGCTCGACGCCAAGCTGATGGCCGAGCACGGTGGCGCCTTCGCCGGCTTGTGGATCGAGCACGAGCCGGACTTTCGCGTGGTGGTGCGATTCAAGGCACCCCACGGCCGCCACGTCCTCGATGGACTCAAGCTCGATCGCAAGCTGCGGCCGCACCTCGAGCTGCGCAGCGACGCTCGCTACTCGCGAGAGGAGCTCAAGGCGGCCCAGCAGGCGGCGATCTACATGGCGCGCGAGCTGGGAGCCGAGATCGATGCGAATCTCGACGTCGAGGGCAATCGGGTCGAGCTCTACAGCACCGATGCGGCGGGCCTGAGGGGCCGTTTGGCGGATCGTTCTCTGCGCCTGCCGGCGGCAGTCGAGGTCCAGGCGGTCGAAGCTTTGGCGCAGCCGGTCGAGCTCGCCAAGGTCTACGCCGGCCTGCGTTTCTTGAAGAAACCCCTGGGCAATCTCAACTGCACCACCGGCTTTGCCGCCTTCGACAACGCCACCCGCCTGCGCGGCATTTTGACCGCCGGACACTGCCTGGATCGTCTGTACTACATCGGCACCCACTTCCCGATGCAGCGCGAAGACGTGCGCGGCTCGCAGGACATCCAGTGGCATCGCTACGACGTCTATGCGTTGAAGCCCTGGATGCAGGCGGCCAACGCCATTCGCCCGGTGTCTGGAACGCGGCACCGCAACAATCAGGCGAACGGCACCTTCGTTTGCAAGCACGGCTCGTCCACCGGCTTCACCTGCGGCACCATCAGCGGTCGCGATTTCGCCCCGGGTTATCTGATCGAAGCGGAAGCCACTTTCATGCTCGCCGAGCCCGGGGACGATCCCCTCGCTCAAGGCGGCGATAGCGGTGGCCCCGTGTTTGCCGGCGAGATCGCCTTCGGCATCGTCAGCGGCCGAGTGTTCGACGAGATGATCTACATGGCGATCAACTTCGTCGACGAGCTCGACGTCACCGTCATGACCGGGCCTCTCGATCCGCCACCGGTGACCTGCACTGACGAGTGCGACGACGCCTTCGCAAACTGCATCAACCGCTACTGCAACCTGACGCCGAACACCTTCATGTGCACCGAAGGCTGCGAGCTCGACTGGGAAGACTGCATGTGTGATTGCGGCGAGTGCTGA
- a CDS encoding DoxX family membrane protein, protein MSTEDLRDSRPRRALAGLRIAVALLLAIHGGARIALGIVDDFGTFLTASGFPLGLACAWAVTVFELLGSGLLALGRWIRPISLAFAAELALGVVLVHAQEGWFVVGAGRNGMEYSFLLIVVLLALAFVGAGGGRAFRAP, encoded by the coding sequence GTGAGCACCGAAGATCTTCGTGATTCCCGGCCCCGGCGGGCTCTCGCCGGCTTGCGCATCGCCGTCGCCTTGTTGTTGGCGATCCACGGCGGTGCCCGCATCGCGCTCGGGATCGTCGATGATTTCGGTACTTTTCTTACCGCCAGTGGCTTTCCGTTGGGTTTGGCCTGCGCCTGGGCGGTGACCGTCTTCGAGCTGCTCGGCAGCGGCCTTCTCGCCCTCGGGCGCTGGATTCGCCCGATCTCCCTGGCCTTCGCCGCCGAGCTCGCCCTCGGGGTCGTTCTGGTACACGCTCAGGAAGGTTGGTTCGTGGTCGGTGCCGGGCGTAATGGCATGGAGTACAGCTTCCTGCTGATCGTCGTTCTACTGGCCCTGGCGTTTGTCGGCGCCGGTGGTGGGCGCGCCTTCCGAGCCCCCTGA
- a CDS encoding DUF4410 domain-containing protein has protein sequence MTKTCRGWMVLMAVALLFPALAEARKGKGAPTAPGEYVDWNDEMDQIEIVETFDLDDYQRLVVTELATEDTPLPEPDDNSYRHVVAVLEDVESSLIEGLRKELSRLKVEAGESGGEGALLLRGRVVEMDPGSRAARYWASFGAGATRAKISAEVVDAATGTVFFRFTQERRSGVGVGGGKYDKLMHRSVRAIGKDLGAGLEQF, from the coding sequence ATGACCAAGACCTGTCGCGGATGGATGGTCCTGATGGCGGTAGCGCTGCTGTTTCCGGCGCTGGCGGAAGCCCGCAAGGGCAAGGGCGCCCCGACGGCGCCGGGCGAGTACGTCGACTGGAACGACGAGATGGACCAGATCGAGATCGTCGAGACTTTCGACCTGGACGACTACCAACGTTTGGTGGTCACCGAACTGGCGACCGAGGATACGCCCCTTCCGGAGCCCGATGACAACAGCTATCGCCACGTGGTGGCGGTGCTCGAAGATGTCGAGTCGTCGCTCATCGAAGGCCTGCGCAAGGAGCTGTCGCGGCTGAAGGTGGAGGCCGGCGAGTCGGGCGGCGAGGGTGCGCTGCTGCTGCGCGGCCGGGTGGTGGAGATGGATCCGGGGTCGCGGGCGGCCCGCTATTGGGCCAGCTTCGGAGCCGGGGCGACGCGCGCCAAGATCTCCGCCGAGGTGGTCGATGCCGCCACCGGAACGGTCTTTTTCCGCTTCACGCAGGAACGGCGATCGGGAGTCGGCGTGGGGGGCGGCAAGTACGACAAGCTGATGCACCGCAGCGTGCGCGCCATCGGCAAGGACTTGGGGGCTGGCCTCGAGCAGTTCTGA
- a CDS encoding YceI family protein produces the protein MNKTLRRTLIALIAVSLLAIGTTLPASAEVSTHTIDASHSEVGFEVRHLLSKARGRFDDFSGTIVVNQKEPSASSVEFTILAGSIDTNNEDRDQHLRSDDFFAVEEHPEIHFVSKRVQKVSDGQYRVTGTLSMRGVSKDITLPVEFLGTIDDPWGNTKGGFRTETVIDRKDFGIVWNKALDQGGAILGDEVEIEIELETQLVKEKS, from the coding sequence ATGAACAAGACCCTTCGCCGTACCCTCATCGCCCTGATCGCCGTCTCCCTCCTCGCCATCGGTACCACCCTGCCGGCGAGCGCCGAGGTCAGCACCCACACCATCGACGCCAGCCATTCCGAGGTCGGCTTCGAGGTCCGCCACCTGCTGTCGAAGGCGCGCGGCCGCTTCGACGACTTCAGCGGCACCATCGTGGTCAACCAGAAGGAGCCCTCGGCTTCGTCAGTCGAGTTCACCATTCTCGCCGGCAGCATCGACACCAACAACGAAGATCGCGATCAGCACCTGCGGAGCGACGACTTCTTCGCCGTCGAAGAGCACCCGGAGATCCACTTCGTCAGCAAGCGGGTTCAAAAGGTGTCGGACGGCCAGTACCGCGTCACCGGCACCCTCTCGATGCGCGGCGTCTCGAAGGACATCACGCTGCCGGTGGAGTTCCTCGGCACCATCGACGATCCCTGGGGCAACACCAAGGGTGGCTTCCGCACCGAGACGGTGATCGACCGCAAGGACTTCGGCATCGTCTGGAACAAGGCCCTCGACCAGGGCGGCGCCATCCTCGGTGACGAGGTCGAGATCGAAATCGAGCTCGAGACTCAGCTGGTCAAGGAAAAGTCCTGA
- a CDS encoding MarR family transcriptional regulator, with product MVESRLLRELKQSRPFASQATEALLSILKTADMVRSRTAAIFKERGLTVQQYNVLRILRGALPEGLPTLEIADRMVEKAPGITRLLDRLESKGWVRRQRCPEDRRQVLCWATPTALELLAELDGPVNADEVATMAGLDAAEQAQLIELLGRLRASL from the coding sequence ATGGTCGAAAGCCGCCTCCTCCGCGAGCTCAAGCAGAGCCGGCCCTTTGCCTCTCAGGCAACGGAAGCACTGCTGTCGATTCTGAAGACCGCCGACATGGTGCGCTCGCGCACCGCGGCGATCTTCAAGGAGCGCGGACTGACGGTCCAGCAGTACAACGTCCTGCGCATCTTGAGAGGGGCGCTGCCGGAAGGCCTACCCACCCTCGAGATCGCCGACCGCATGGTCGAAAAAGCACCCGGGATCACCCGGCTACTCGACCGCCTGGAAAGCAAAGGATGGGTGCGCCGGCAGCGCTGCCCGGAAGATCGTCGACAGGTCCTCTGCTGGGCGACGCCGACCGCCCTCGAGCTGCTCGCCGAGCTCGATGGCCCGGTCAACGCCGACGAGGTTGCGACCATGGCCGGCCTCGACGCCGCAGAGCAGGCCCAGCTGATCGAGCTTCTCGGCCGCCTACGGGCCAGCCTCTGA